Proteins from one Porites lutea chromosome 3, jaPorLute2.1, whole genome shotgun sequence genomic window:
- the LOC140930737 gene encoding uncharacterized protein — protein sequence MDLTYSFRREYLTKEMVPLLDIKEKYPFLFDEKEVRNKYCRLMADEDAATGIEEKFLKLGSKIIEYSKRKNLKGSEPLLDLLKCDSDDEEDIPPTSEDQALIALCLLPMILERAPKNGQSQCDFLYQVRKQQYS from the exons ATGGACCTCACATATTCCTTCCGAAGGGAGTACTTAACAAAGGAGATGGTACCTCTACTGGacatcaaagaaaaatatccatTTCTATTTGATGAAAAAGAG GTACGAAATAAATACTGCAGGCTAATGGCTGATGAAGATGCAGCGACTGGCATTgaagaaaaattcttaaaacTGGGTTccaaaattattgaatacagcaaaagaaaaaatctaaAAGGATCGGAGCCACTTCTCGATCTACTAAAGTGTGACTCTGATGATGAAGAGGATATTCCGCCCACGTCAG AGGACCAAGCACTCATTGCCTTGTGTCTTTTGCCGATGATACTTGAAAGGGCACCGAAAAATGGCCAGAGCCAATGTGACTTTCTTTACCAggtaagaaaacaacaatacAGTTAG
- the LOC140931987 gene encoding uncharacterized protein: MNRLMSKTWPATFVLPKSFPPVVMEALWKRSYMEKKARSKFIQAIYDAICQYTMSPTADQRRQVCRQIITDYPFQADVDGGCESWYRILTDKCKNECRGYVPDPMVMARKRKNPDVSIKQPNPAKGLRRGIVKWAPPHIEGED, encoded by the exons ATGAACAGGTTGATGTCCAAGACCTGGCCAGCTACTTTTGTCCTGCCAAAGTCCTTCCCACCAGTTGTAATGGAGGCATTATGGAAACGATCTTACATGGAGAAAAAGGCACGAAGCAAGTTTATACAAGCCATATATGATGCAATTTGTCAATACACAAT GTCTCCTACAGCAGATCAAAGAAGACAAGTTTGCAGACAAATCATAACAGATTATCCTTTTCAAGCTGATGTAGATGGTGGTTGT GAAAGCTGGTATAGAATCCTCACTGATAAATGCAAGAATGAATGTCGTGGTTATGTGCCAGACCCAATGGTGATGGcacgaaaaaggaaaaacccaGATGTTAGCATAAAACAGCCAAATCCCGCAAAGGGACTACGAAGGGGGATTGTAAAATGGGCTCCCCCACATATCGAAGGAGAGGACTAA
- the LOC140931988 gene encoding uncharacterized protein: MDSDSKNVITLGERNFGKVTLAYYREMPVAVKQFNEGVSQAEVEHEANIISSFNHLNLPVLFGISCQAKPFMLVLQFYGVGGKPLSLKDCFQSSSELLTTSNWLNTVIHLCDALKHVHEKGILHNDIKADNIVMVKEENIQMPYSPILVDFGKSKHMSDVQKKT; encoded by the coding sequence ATGGACAGTGACTCCAAAAACGTAATAACCCTTggtgaaagaaattttggaaaagtTACACTTGCCTATTATCGTGAAATGCCTGTTGCAGTGAAACAATTCAATGAAGGAGTCTCCCAGGCAGAAGTTGAGCATGAGGCAAACATTATTTCCTCATTCAATCATTTAAATCTTCCAGTTCTATTTGGAATTTCCTGTCAGGCCAAACCTTTCATGCTTGTACTACAATTCTATGGAGTAGGTGGCAAGCCACTTTCATTAAAAGACTGTTTTCAGTCTTCCTCAGAACTACTGACAACTTCAAATTGGCTAAATACTGTTATTCACCTGTGTGATGCACTTAAACATGTTCACGAAAAGGGGATATTGCATAATGACATTAAAGCTGACAATATAGTTATggtaaaagaagaaaacattCAAATGCCCTACTCACCTATTTTGGTTGACTTTGGCAAATCCAAGCACATGTCAGATGTCCAAAAAAAAACCTAA